The Candidatus Edwardsbacteria bacterium region GCAGAGGAACTCACAGTTGCCGATATTGTTAAGTGCGGCGTTGACCCTGGCATCATCCACCGCCGGGGCGAACTCCTCGATGGCCGTCACCCTTTTGGCCTGCCCCGCCAGCTGCAGGGCGATGGACCCCATGCCGGAGTACAGATCGGCCACCTCATCGCCGGGCGACAGCTGCAGGCTTTCCTTAATGTTTTGATAAACCATCTCGCTGGTCCGAAGATTTGACTGCAGGAAGGAGCCGGGCGACAGGCGGTAGGTTATCTGGCCGATCCGTTCCGACAGATATTCCACCCCGCCCAGATGGTTCCAATTTTTGCCCAGGATGACGTTGCCGCTGGCAGGATTCACATTCTGCCAGACAGATTTTATGGTTGGGACTTCAGTCAGTATCCTGTGCGCTATCATATGGAGGTCCGGCTGATACCTGGTGACCAGTACCAGGGACAGGGCCTCTTCGCTTTTGCTGTACCGCAAGATCAGATGGCGCAGGTTTCCGCTGTGCCCGGCCGGGGCGCTGCCCTTCAGCCCGCTTTTGTTGATGACCTCCTTCACTTTGCAGAAGGCCTGGGTTATCGGTTCCTCCAGCAGTGGACACTCCTGGATGTCGACCAGGTCGTGGCTTTTTAGCCGGTAATATCCCATCCCGTTGCCGTTTTTTGAGGCCTGTACAGGGTACTGGGCCTTATTGCGGTAATGCCACTGGCCGGCCGGCGGCAAAACGGCTATCTCATCGATCTCGATCTTCCCCAGCCTTTTGAATATCTCCCGGGTTATGTTCGTCTTCTGCTCCAGCTGGTATTGATAGTCCATCATCTGCCACTGACAGCTGCCGCAGATCCCGAAATGCCTGCAGCCAGGCTTTACCCGGTGGTCCGACGGCTTTATTATCTCATAGACCTCCCCCCGGCTGTAGGTCTGGTGCGGCTCGGTTATCTTCACCTTGAGTTCGTCGCCCGGAACGCCGTAGGGCACGAAGACCGCCTGGCCCTGATGATGCCCCACCGCATCGCCGCCGTAGGCCAGATTCTCCAGGGAGATATTCAGGACCTGCCCGGCCCTCAGCATGAGTTCACCGGAACGATATCGGACATCATAACCAAAGCATCCTCGTTGTGATAATATTTTTTCCGGATGGCGACCGGCCGGAATCCGAAAATTTTGTAAAGTTCGATGGCCGCTTGGTTGGAGCTTCTGACCTCCAGGCTGGCAATCCGGCAGCCCAGCTGATATACCTGCTGCAGGATCTCCTGAAGCAGACGCCGGCCGTACCCCGTCCCCCTTTTTTCGGCAGCCACGGCGATGTTCCCCAGATGGAACTCGTCCAGCACCACCCAGCCGACGGCATAGCCGGCGACCTTCCCGTCGCTTTCCAGCACCAGAAATATCCGGCGGCCGTCCTGTTTCATCTCCTCCCGGAACATATTCTCCGACCAGGGGTCGGAAAATGAGCTTCTTTCGATATCCAGTATCTCCGGCAGATGCTCCGGCCGCATTTTGACGATTGTTACGTTCATTTTTTTATTATGGCATCGGCCGGCCGCACATAGAAAGCATCCAACTGCCGGGGGTCCACCGCCTGATCCTCCTGGTACAATCGGTGGGCCAAAACCGCCAGGCCGGAAAGTATCCTGCCCGAGGAGAGAAAATCCTCATCCTGCCGGATTTTAGTGGCAGAGGACCTGAACAGCTCCCTATAGTTTGCCTCACCGCTGCCGAACAGCAGGGCATCCTCCGGCAGCATTGCCAGCCATTTCTCCGGCCCGATGGACAGATAATCGCTTTCCCGGACCGGCTGACCATCCTTCATTTTATATAAGGCGGTGTAGATCTCTTTTTTCTTGGCATCGATCATGGGCGACAAATATGCTTCTTTTGTTTCCTGTGAGCCGGCCATCACATCCAGGGTGTTAAGGGAAAGGGCCGGCAGCTTCAGCCCGGCGGCCAGGCCTTTTACAAAAGCTATACCCACCCTCAATCCGGTAAAAGATCCCGGCCCGGTGGCCGCCGCCAGCAGTCCGATATCTGACAACTTGATATCATGGCTCTTAAGCAGTGCCCCCGTTTCTGCCGCCAGGATCTCGGAATGCCCGGCGCCGACCTCCCGGGAAAGCCCCGCCAGCACCTTCCCCTGGCGGCAGACGGCGATATTGAGGTAGATCCCGCTGGTATCCAGGCACAGATACATCATAAAATGTCCCAATCCATCGGGAATCCGCCGACCGGGGTCATTTTGAATTCCCTTTCCTCCGGTGATCTGATGGTGATGAAAATATCCAGCCTGTCCCGGGGAAGCTGGTTTCCGGCATTCTCCGGCCATTCTATCAGCACCAGACCCTGTCCGTAGAGATATTCCTCATACCCGATGTTAAGCAATTCAGACGGCGATCTCAACCGGTACAGATCGAAATGATAAATGGGATGCTTGGCGGTGTATTCGTTGAGCAGGGTGAAGCTGGGGCTGACCACCGGCTCCTGCACCCCCCAGCCCCGGCAGATGCCCTGGGCCAGGCAGGTCTTGCCCGATCCCAGGTTGCCGAAAAGGCAGACCACCTGTCCGGGCTTGAGGTGGGCCGAAAGTTTCTGGCCGAAATCTTTTGTTTCCTGGGGGGAATGGGTGATTATAAATAATGTATTGCTTTTATCCGCCATGTTCTTAATTCGATTGTTTTAACCGGAATCCCCGATCCCCATTTCATCAGGACAAGTTTCTCGGGAATGATATATGGTTTAGTATGTTTAGCTGATCCTCATTTCGGAGTCATCACCGCCACCGGCAGGATCATCTCCTCCATGGATATCCCGCCGTGCTGGAAGGTGCCCTCGTACCGCTTGCGGTATTCCTCGTATTTGGTGGGGTACACCAGGTAGAAATCCTCCTTGGCGATCAGGTACTGCATCCCCTTGTACTCCTCCGGCAGGAGATACTCCGCCGGGTCCTTGATCCACAGCACCTGGCGATGATCCCCGGCGATGTTGTTGCCGGACTTGTAGCGCAGGTTGGCGGTGGTGTTCTGCCCGGCCTTGATCTCCGAGCCCCGCCGACCCTGGATGGAGCCATGGTCGGTGGTTATGATCACCTCCCGCTTCTGGTGGGCGGCCATCTGCAGGATGTGGAAGATGTCGGAATTGGCGAACCATGTCAGGGTCAGCGAGCGGAAGGCCTTCTCGTCCGGGGTTATCTCCTGCAGCACCTGGGAGTCGGCCCGGGAATGCACCAGGATGTCCATGAAATTCACCACCAGGCTGATCAGAGGAACGTTCTGGTAGGAGCCGAAGTTCTTGCGCACCTCCCGGCTCTCGTCGATGTTGAATATCTTTATATAGCGGGGATCGGGCGAGGTTTTGCATTTGAGCCGGGCTAGGTTGATGTCCAGCAGCTGATGCTCGTAACGGTTGCGGCTGGCCTCGTTGGCCGCATCGCTCTTCTCCCAGTACTGGGGATAGCTCCTGGCTATCTGGGACGGGAAAAGCCCGCTGAATATGGCGTTGCGGGAATACGGGGTGGCGGTGGGCAGCACCGAATAATAGTAATCGGTGTGGATGTCGAAATAATTCTTGATCACCGGCTCGATGGTCATCCATTGGTCCAGCCTCATGCAGTCCAGAATGAGGAACAGGCATTTTTTGCCGGCTTTGGCCGGAGGCACCACGTAGCGCTCCACGATGTCGGTGGACAGCAGCGGCCGCGACTGGCCATGCAGCCAGCCGGTATAGCTCTCCTCCACGAAACGGGAGAACTCCAGATCGGCCTCCCGCAGAGTGCCCTCATGGCTGGCATGCAGGCCATCGTCCCGCAACTGGGAGAGCCGCATGTCCCATTCTATCAGATTGCGGTAATGGCGGCACCATTCCTGCCAGTCCAGGGTGCGGTAGTCGAAGCTGCGCAGGTCCTGCGAGGCCTGAACGTACTCCCGGACCGTCTGCTCCTCCACCAGTTTGCGGCCGTCCAGCACCCGGCGGCAGGAGGCCAACACCTGGGCCGGATTAAGGGGCTTCAGCAGGAAATCGTCTATCCTCTGCCCCAGGGCCTGCTCCACCAATTCCTCCCGCTCGCTCTTGGTGGCCATGATCACCGGCAGGTCGGGGTTTATCTGCTTGAGCCGCGACAGGGTCTCCAGTCCGTCCATCCCGGGCATCATCTCATCCAGCAGCACCAGGTCGAAGTTTGATGTCCCGATCTTTTTTACCGCCTCCTCCCCGGAGGCGGCCGGCGTCACCTTGAAATTCTTGCCCTCCAAAAAAATGATCTGCGACTTAAGCAGATCTATCTCGTCGTCGACCCACAGG contains the following coding sequences:
- the rlmD gene encoding 23S rRNA (uracil(1939)-C(5))-methyltransferase RlmD, coding for MLRAGQVLNISLENLAYGGDAVGHHQGQAVFVPYGVPGDELKVKITEPHQTYSRGEVYEIIKPSDHRVKPGCRHFGICGSCQWQMMDYQYQLEQKTNITREIFKRLGKIEIDEIAVLPPAGQWHYRNKAQYPVQASKNGNGMGYYRLKSHDLVDIQECPLLEEPITQAFCKVKEVINKSGLKGSAPAGHSGNLRHLILRYSKSEEALSLVLVTRYQPDLHMIAHRILTEVPTIKSVWQNVNPASGNVILGKNWNHLGGVEYLSERIGQITYRLSPGSFLQSNLRTSEMVYQNIKESLQLSPGDEVADLYSGMGSIALQLAGQAKRVTAIEEFAPAVDDARVNAALNNIGNCEFLCGRAEDQLVKLKSADALVLDPPRQGAAPGVIEAIANLNPSRIAYLSCNPSTLARDAALLVGRGYKLQKLLLADMFPQTYHIENLAILTR
- the rimI gene encoding ribosomal protein S18-alanine N-acetyltransferase; this encodes MNVTIVKMRPEHLPEILDIERSSFSDPWSENMFREEMKQDGRRIFLVLESDGKVAGYAVGWVVLDEFHLGNIAVAAEKRGTGYGRRLLQEILQQVYQLGCRIASLEVRSSNQAAIELYKIFGFRPVAIRKKYYHNEDALVMMSDIVPVNSC
- the tsaB gene encoding tRNA (adenosine(37)-N6)-threonylcarbamoyltransferase complex dimerization subunit type 1 TsaB, whose product is MMYLCLDTSGIYLNIAVCRQGKVLAGLSREVGAGHSEILAAETGALLKSHDIKLSDIGLLAAATGPGSFTGLRVGIAFVKGLAAGLKLPALSLNTLDVMAGSQETKEAYLSPMIDAKKKEIYTALYKMKDGQPVRESDYLSIGPEKWLAMLPEDALLFGSGEANYRELFRSSATKIRQDEDFLSSGRILSGLAVLAHRLYQEDQAVDPRQLDAFYVRPADAIIKK
- the tsaE gene encoding tRNA (adenosine(37)-N6)-threonylcarbamoyltransferase complex ATPase subunit type 1 TsaE encodes the protein MADKSNTLFIITHSPQETKDFGQKLSAHLKPGQVVCLFGNLGSGKTCLAQGICRGWGVQEPVVSPSFTLLNEYTAKHPIYHFDLYRLRSPSELLNIGYEEYLYGQGLVLIEWPENAGNQLPRDRLDIFITIRSPEEREFKMTPVGGFPMDWDIL
- a CDS encoding bifunctional response regulator/alkaline phosphatase family protein, which produces MDEGYRILWVDDEIDLLKSQIIFLEGKNFKVTPAASGEEAVKKIGTSNFDLVLLDEMMPGMDGLETLSRLKQINPDLPVIMATKSEREELVEQALGQRIDDFLLKPLNPAQVLASCRRVLDGRKLVEEQTVREYVQASQDLRSFDYRTLDWQEWCRHYRNLIEWDMRLSQLRDDGLHASHEGTLREADLEFSRFVEESYTGWLHGQSRPLLSTDIVERYVVPPAKAGKKCLFLILDCMRLDQWMTIEPVIKNYFDIHTDYYYSVLPTATPYSRNAIFSGLFPSQIARSYPQYWEKSDAANEASRNRYEHQLLDINLARLKCKTSPDPRYIKIFNIDESREVRKNFGSYQNVPLISLVVNFMDILVHSRADSQVLQEITPDEKAFRSLTLTWFANSDIFHILQMAAHQKREVIITTDHGSIQGRRGSEIKAGQNTTANLRYKSGNNIAGDHRQVLWIKDPAEYLLPEEYKGMQYLIAKEDFYLVYPTKYEEYRKRYEGTFQHGGISMEEMILPVAVMTPK